In Saccharothrix syringae, the following are encoded in one genomic region:
- a CDS encoding response regulator, with protein MIKVLVADDQEMVREGFSALLDAQPDIEVVGSAGDGAEAVALARRLAPDVVLMDIRMPGTDGLTATRLLADDPVRVLVLTTFDLDDYVYEALRAGASGFLLKHAPAGDLLAAVRVVARGEALLAPSVTKRLIEDFVRSRPVRAVRPAALDVLTERETEVLRLVAQGLSNGEIAGHLVLAEQTVKTHVSRVLTKLGLRDRAQAVIAAYESGLVVPR; from the coding sequence TTGATCAAGGTGCTGGTCGCGGACGACCAGGAGATGGTGCGCGAGGGCTTCTCGGCCCTGCTGGACGCCCAGCCGGACATCGAGGTGGTGGGGTCGGCGGGCGACGGCGCCGAGGCGGTGGCGCTGGCCCGGCGGCTGGCGCCGGACGTGGTGCTCATGGACATCCGGATGCCCGGCACGGACGGCCTGACCGCGACCCGGCTGCTGGCCGACGACCCGGTCAGGGTGCTCGTGCTGACCACGTTCGACCTGGACGACTACGTCTACGAGGCGCTGCGGGCCGGGGCCAGCGGGTTCCTGCTCAAGCACGCCCCGGCGGGCGACCTGCTGGCGGCGGTGCGGGTGGTGGCGCGCGGCGAGGCGCTGCTGGCGCCGTCGGTGACCAAGCGGCTGATCGAGGACTTCGTCCGGTCGCGGCCGGTGCGGGCGGTCCGGCCGGCGGCGCTGGACGTGCTCACCGAGCGGGAGACCGAGGTGCTGCGGCTGGTCGCGCAGGGGCTGTCCAACGGCGAGATCGCCGGGCACCTGGTGCTGGCCGAGCAGACGGTGAAGACGCACGTGAGCCGGGTGCTGACGAAGCTCGGCCTGCGGGACCGGGC